In Paenibacillus xylanilyticus, the genomic window GTAATCGGTCTGGACTGGAGAGTTTCCATCACAGAAGGCCGCAAGAGACTGGGTGGCAAATTTGCCGTACAAGGCAATCTGGATCCCTATGTGCTGACAGCACCGATGGATTTGATTAAGCAGCAGGCAAAAGTCATTATTGATGAAGGTATCAAGGAGCCAGGTTATATTTTTAATCTGGGACATGGCTTGTTCCCGGAAGCTTCTCTTGAGAAATTGAGAGAACTTACGGCATATATTCATGAATATTCTGCAGAAGTTTTGAAGACGGGGGTGACGGTTAGCAATGACTAATACCGTAGGTGTACTGGTGATGTCTTATGGCACACCTGAAAATATGGAAAGTATTGAAGCGTACTACACACATATTCGTAGAGGACGTCCGCCTGAGCCGGAACAACTGAAGGAACTGACGGATCGGTATGAGGCTATCGTTGGGGGCGTTTTCCCGCTTCGTGAAAATACCGATAATCAGGTTAAGGCCCTGCAGGAGACGCTGAGCCAGGATGAACGTACGAACGGAGTTGAGTTCCGTTGTTATCAAGGTCTGAAGCATGCTCATCCATTTATTGAAGATGGTGTGGAACAGATGGCGAAGGACGGAATTCAGACAGCAATCGGTGTTGTACTTGCTCCTCACTATTCCACAATGAGTGTGGGCAGCTACATCAAGCGAGCTCGTGAAAAAGCAGAGGAACTGGGAATTCAAATGACATTTGTTGAGAGTTACCACCTGCATCCTAAGCTGATCCAGGCTCTCTCTTCCCGTGTCAGTGACAAGCTGGATGAATTCGAAGAGGCTGGTGCGAAGCGTGGTGATGTACGAGTCTTGTTCAGTGCACACAGCTTGCCTGAGCGGATCGTAAGTCTGGGAGATCCTTATCCGCAGCAACTGCTTGAAACCTCCGAAGTCATTGCATCACGTGTTGGTATCAGCAATTGGCAATTTACATGGCAAAGCGCTGGACGTACCGCTGAGCCGTGGCTTGGTCCGGATATTTTGGACACACTGCAGGAACTGTCCCGCGAACAGGTTGAGGATGTGCTGGTTGCACCTATTGGATTCGTCTCTGATCATCTTGAAGTACTCTATGATCTGGATATTGAGGCCAAAGCGATTGCCAAGGAGATTGACATGCGCTTAATGCGGATCGATTCGCTCAACAGCGATCCTCTCTATATGGAAACGTTAAGCGACGTTATCATAAGCCAGTGGCAGCAAGGGTCGGATGTGTAATGGAAGACCGGAAACGTCGTGTTGTTGTCGTTGGTGGAGGCCTGACCGGCCTCAGCGCGGCATTTTATATTCGGAAGCATTACCGGGAAGCCGGGATTGAACCGCAAATTACACTGATTGAAAAAAGTTCGTCCATGGGTGGAATGATTGAGACGCTGCACCGGGATGGATTTGTCATTGAGAAAGGACCCGATTCATTCCTGGCCCGCAAAACGGCCATGATTGATCTTGCCAAGGAATTGGAAATGGATCATGAACTGGTAAGCCAGAATCCGGAATCCAAAAAAACGTATATTATGCAGCGGGGCAAGCTTCATCCCATGCCTGCTGGACTTGTGCTCGGAATACCAACAGAGTTGAAGCCGTTTCTGAGAAGTGGCCTGGTTTCTCCGGCTGGCAAGCTGCGGGCGTTGATGGATTTCTTTATTCCACCGCGCCGTAGCGCGGAAGATGAATCCCTCGGTTACATGATTGAACGGCGTCTCGGTCCGGAGGTGCTTGAAAACCTGACCGAGCCACTGCTTGCCGGTATTTATGCCGGGGATATGCGTCGTCTGAGTCTTCAGGCAACATTCCCGCAATTCGGTGAAGTGGAACGGGATTATGGTAGTCTGATCCGCGGCATGATGACAGGTCGTAAACCTGCGGAGACACATACGGGAACGAAGAAAAGCGCGTTCTTGAATTTTCGCCAAGGACTTCAGAGTCTTGTTCATGCCTTGGTTCACGATATGCAGGATGTGGACCAACGCCTGAATACGTCTGTTCTCTCATTGGATGTTCAGCAAGGTGGTCAAACGAGGTACAGTGTGCAGCTCAATAACGGGGAGCGTATTGAAGCGGATGACGTGATTGTTACAGTCCCGACGTATGTGGCATCCGAACTGCTCAAACCGCATGTGGACACCTCTGCGCTGGATGCAATTAATTACGTATCCGTAGCCAATGTGGTTCTTGCTTTTGAGAAAAAGGATATTGAACATGTATTTGATGGTTCAGGCTTCCTCGTTCCACGCAAGGAAGGGCGGAATATTACAGCCTGTACCTGGACATCGACCAAATGGCTGCACACCAGTCCGGATGACAAAGTGCTGCTGCGTTGTTATGTCGGCCGCTCGGGTGACGAGCAAAATGTTGAACTTCCCGATGATGCACTGACAGCTCTGGTGCTCAAGGATCTGCGGGAAACGATGGATGTAGAGGCCGTTCCGATCTTCTCGGAGATTACCCGCCTACGCAAATCGATGCCACAGTATCCCGTAGGCCACCTTCAGCATATTGCCGCACTGCGTGAGGAACTTGGCAGTAAGCTGCCGGGTGTCTACATTGCAGGTGCTGGTTATGAAGGCGTAGGTTTGCCGGACTGTATCAAACAGGCAAAAGAAATGTCGCTTCAGGCAGTTCAGAAGCTGGCTGTGCATTAATGCAATCACTATAAGGCTGCCTCTCCTGCGGAATGAATTCATTCTGTAGGAGAGGCAGCTTTTTTTCATGCAGGATATTTATTTACAAGTGAATTGAATGATGGAAATCCAGGATATGCCTGATATAATGATAAAGGATTGCTGTAGAAGAAGAGGAGCTGCCTATGTATCCCCCAAGATCAAATCGAAGTAATCAAAAGAAAAAAGAAAAACGTGCACGCAGACGTATTATCTGGATGATCAATCTGTTTCTGATTGCTGCAATCGGAGGGGTAGGCATATATTACGCAGCAGAGGTGCAGAAGCAGCAAGCGGAGCCGGCAACAAATGAAGCTGTAGTAAAAGAGCAACAACCTGAGGATCAGGAGGATGCCAAAGGTGGCGATGAGCTGAATTCGCCTGAAGCGGAGTCAGAGGCAGATTCGGATGCAGAACAAGATTCTATGGAAGTAACCAGTCCGGAGTCAGAAACTGCTGAAGATGAGAGCGTTTCATCCGGCGGTGAAACTACGGAGTCAGGCGGTAAGGAGTCTGATCAAGGGTCCGAAGAAGGGCAAAAAGGGACGGGAACAGCCAAACCATCAAATCCGAAGAGCAATGAAAGTTCCGGAGCCCAAACAACGGTTCCACAGCCTACAGGATCAGGGAAGAATGTAACCATTAATTTTGTTGGTGATATTCAGTTCTCTGGCAAGGTGGCCGAACTGCTGGAGAAGAATGGCTACGATTACCCTTATGCCAAGCTTGGCAGCCTGTTCAAGAATGATGATCTGACTGTAGGCAACCTGGAGACACCCGTCACTCTGGGCGGGTCAGCTGCTGAGAACAAAACATATGTTTACAAATCTTCGCCAAAAGCATTGGCAGCGATGGCTGCTGCGGGATTTGACGCAGTAAATCTGGCCAACAATCACATTTTGGACCAAGGTGTTGAAGGGCTCGTCGACACGCTAACCTATCTTCAGGAGTATGGTATTGCGCATACTGGGGCCGGGATGAACAGGAACGAGGCTTATGCGCCTGCCTATCTGGAACGGAAAGGCATCAAGATCGCACTGCTTGGCTTCAGCCGGGTTGTGCCGGAACCGACCTGGAAAGCGGAAGGGAATCGCGCCGGTGTTGCAGAAACCTATGATTCTACAGGGGCGGTAAACGCGATTCAAGAAGCTCGTCAGAAGGCGGATCTTGTAATCGTGGTAGCACATTGGGGAGAAGAGCGAGTCAGTACACCCAATGATGATCAGACCAGACTGGCACATGAATTTGTGGATGCTGGGGCTGATCTCGTCATTGGTGGGCATCCTCACGTGCTTCAAGGAGTAGAGTATTATAAGGGCAAGTGGATCGCATATAGCACAGGCAATTTTATTTTTTCGAAATCAACGACGGAAGAAACCTGGAAAACAGCTGTTTTTCAGGCAGAATGCAGCGCGGAAGCGAAGTGCAGCATGAAGGTCATTCCATATGAGGCAGGGCTTGGTCAAGCCATACCAATGTTAGGTGAGGCCAATAAGCTGTTATTGGAGCAGATGACTAAGCTCTCGCCAGGCATTCGGTTTGACACAAATGGAGTAGCTTCAACAAGCTGATACAAGAATGAATACATCTAAGGAGTGGGAATACATGAGTAACCTATGTGTAGCACACCGTGGATTTTCTTCCACAGCACCTGAGAATACGATGGCAGCTTTTCAGCTGGCCATGGAGCAGCCTTATGTAACTTGGATCGAACTGGATGTGCAATTGTCCCGGGACGGCGTGCCTGTAGTCATCCATGACTTTTCGTTCAACCGGACGACGAATGGAGAAGGGCTTGTACGGGAGACGAACTGGTCTGACATTCAGAAGCTGGATGCAGGGAGCTGGAAGTCCAAGGCATATGCGGGGGAACGCGTACCGGCTCTCAGCGAAGTGTTGGATAGCTGCAAGGGCAAAGTACGTCTGAATATTGAGCTGAAAACGCAAGGAGACATGTATCCGGGCTTGCCGGCAGCCGTTATTGAGGAAGTACGCA contains:
- the hemH gene encoding ferrochelatase — translated: MTNTVGVLVMSYGTPENMESIEAYYTHIRRGRPPEPEQLKELTDRYEAIVGGVFPLRENTDNQVKALQETLSQDERTNGVEFRCYQGLKHAHPFIEDGVEQMAKDGIQTAIGVVLAPHYSTMSVGSYIKRAREKAEELGIQMTFVESYHLHPKLIQALSSRVSDKLDEFEEAGAKRGDVRVLFSAHSLPERIVSLGDPYPQQLLETSEVIASRVGISNWQFTWQSAGRTAEPWLGPDILDTLQELSREQVEDVLVAPIGFVSDHLEVLYDLDIEAKAIAKEIDMRLMRIDSLNSDPLYMETLSDVIISQWQQGSDV
- the hemY gene encoding protoporphyrinogen oxidase, whose translation is MEDRKRRVVVVGGGLTGLSAAFYIRKHYREAGIEPQITLIEKSSSMGGMIETLHRDGFVIEKGPDSFLARKTAMIDLAKELEMDHELVSQNPESKKTYIMQRGKLHPMPAGLVLGIPTELKPFLRSGLVSPAGKLRALMDFFIPPRRSAEDESLGYMIERRLGPEVLENLTEPLLAGIYAGDMRRLSLQATFPQFGEVERDYGSLIRGMMTGRKPAETHTGTKKSAFLNFRQGLQSLVHALVHDMQDVDQRLNTSVLSLDVQQGGQTRYSVQLNNGERIEADDVIVTVPTYVASELLKPHVDTSALDAINYVSVANVVLAFEKKDIEHVFDGSGFLVPRKEGRNITACTWTSTKWLHTSPDDKVLLRCYVGRSGDEQNVELPDDALTALVLKDLRETMDVEAVPIFSEITRLRKSMPQYPVGHLQHIAALREELGSKLPGVYIAGAGYEGVGLPDCIKQAKEMSLQAVQKLAVH
- a CDS encoding CapA family protein, translating into MYPPRSNRSNQKKKEKRARRRIIWMINLFLIAAIGGVGIYYAAEVQKQQAEPATNEAVVKEQQPEDQEDAKGGDELNSPEAESEADSDAEQDSMEVTSPESETAEDESVSSGGETTESGGKESDQGSEEGQKGTGTAKPSNPKSNESSGAQTTVPQPTGSGKNVTINFVGDIQFSGKVAELLEKNGYDYPYAKLGSLFKNDDLTVGNLETPVTLGGSAAENKTYVYKSSPKALAAMAAAGFDAVNLANNHILDQGVEGLVDTLTYLQEYGIAHTGAGMNRNEAYAPAYLERKGIKIALLGFSRVVPEPTWKAEGNRAGVAETYDSTGAVNAIQEARQKADLVIVVAHWGEERVSTPNDDQTRLAHEFVDAGADLVIGGHPHVLQGVEYYKGKWIAYSTGNFIFSKSTTEETWKTAVFQAECSAEAKCSMKVIPYEAGLGQAIPMLGEANKLLLEQMTKLSPGIRFDTNGVASTS
- a CDS encoding glycerophosphodiester phosphodiesterase, which gives rise to MSNLCVAHRGFSSTAPENTMAAFQLAMEQPYVTWIELDVQLSRDGVPVVIHDFSFNRTTNGEGLVRETNWSDIQKLDAGSWKSKAYAGERVPALSEVLDSCKGKVRLNIELKTQGDMYPGLPAAVIEEVRKRNMQAEVVFTSFEPAALAESKKIAPEITTGLIIDARPGDLLARLRQLQCGFLSIGYTNVDKSLMREMKNDGIQVMAWTVDDKIIMKRLAAIDPELMLCTNRPDAWDQALQKSSNRA